CAGGCACGTCGCGGTGGGGCAGATATTTTCTCCCTGAACGTGGATGGTAAAGATGTACAGGTACTGTTGAAGGATATTCACCGTCGTGAAGGACGCATCACTCACGTCGACTTCCTGCAAGTATCGTCCAAAAAACCAATTACTGTTAGTGTACCACTGGACTTCCATGGTGAAGCGAAAGGTACAAAAGAAGGCGGTATCTTCCAGCATCAAACAACCGAATTGGAAGTTACAGGTCTCGCAAAAGACCTGCCAAGCATCCTGACGGTAGATATTTCCGAGCTGGCAATCGGCGACAGTGTAACTGCGGCTGATGTACAATTGCCTGACGGGGTAACACTGAACTCCAACGAAGAAGACATCATCGCTTCTGTTGCTGTACCACGCGTAGCTGATGAGGATCTGGAAACTCCATCTGCATCGGATGAAGAGCCAGCAGCAGGCGAAGAAGTAACGGAAGAGGAAGCTTCTGACGAAGAGAAATCTGAGTAATCAGATGGATGGCGTCAGATGGCGATACGATCCTTTCGTTGCGTGATCTGACCATATCGTTTCTACAATAAAACAGGCTGTTTACAAAGCTGATGATGAATGTTCAGCAGGTTGAACTGCCACTACAACCGGAACTGTCTATGCAGTTCCGGTTTTGTTATGTCTGGTTAATGATTTGCTTGTTTATTCTATTCGGCAAGAGGGCAAAACACTGCATAATATGATACGATACTGGTATGACATGCCGCATGCCTTGCAGCTGTGGTATGCACCATCCATTACATAGGCAAAGGAGACGTTTCCGTTATGATCAAGCATATTGTACTGTTTAAATTCAAAGACCCATCTGAGGAGATCATTAACAAAGTCATTACTGGTTTGCGCGAATTGGAAGGCAAAGTAGATGTAATTCGTTCCATTCAAGTCGGCGTGGACGTGATTCGCAGTGAGCGTTCATATGATGTAGCGCTGGTAAGTGATTTTGATTCACTGGATGATCTGCAAACGTATCAAGTGCATCCTGATCATGTGAAAATCGCAGATTATATCGGAACCGTCAAGGAATCCACGATTGCGGTAGATTACGAATACTGATATACGTCAATCCATCCATGCCGATCTCTATTCATCTCTAGGCATCTTTGTTGATGTGTAGAAACGATCATCTATGTAGAAGATTGTTTATTTAGAAGACGTTCTCTATAGAACTTGGAATGAGTGGATAGGGTCGTCATGGATACAGAATATTTGCATAAGACATCTAGGGAGCTGAACAAGATGGGAATGATCGGTTGTTATATGGCTTTGGATCTAATCGATATTGAGAAGCTGGCGCAGGGACATCTGCAACCGGAAGATCTGGATTTTGATAATGAGCGCCGATTGGATATTGATAAAGCATGGCAAGGCATTCATTTCTGGCTGTGTGAGGAGCTGTATGACGGAGCGCCACCACAGGGATATATCGTGCCGATGCGTGCAGACCAAGCCTTGCTACTGGAGCCGTATGGCGCCTTTTATCTGTATCCACAGCAGGTGCAGCAGGCAGTAGACTGGCTGGATACGATGAATGAGGAGCAACTACGTCTGCTATATCGTTTCTCGGATATGGTGTCAGATGAAATTTATCCGATATTTGAGGGAGAAGATGAGCAGGAATTTTACAATTACCTGCATGAGTATCTTCTGGAAATTCAAAAGTTTTATAAACAAGTGGCGGCAGCAGAACAGGGAGTCGTATTTTATATATCCTGAATGCAGATTGTCCAAATCAACAGGGTAAGGTGCTGAAATGGTATGTATTATGTAAATCGTGAACAGATTGAACGCCGGATTGCGGCGCTGGACGATGTATGTACGGCGCTTGAGCAAACGGCAGCAACATGGGATGGCAGCTTGACCAGCGGGATGGTGCAGGAGCGCGCGCTGCATCTGGCGATTGAATGCGTCACTGATATTGGCAGCTATCTTATTGACGGCTTCATTATGCGCGATGCGAGCAGTTATGATGACATTATCGAGATTGTTGGCGGTGAGCAGGTTATGGATGCGCAGACTGCAACTCGTTTGTTGGAGCTAGTTAAGCTGCGTCGTCCATTGGTGCAGGAGTATTACGATTGGCAGCGT
The DNA window shown above is from Paenibacillus sp. JQZ6Y-1 and carries:
- a CDS encoding 50S ribosomal protein L25, which produces MTTNTKIKAEKRESTKHSANRELRSSGRTPGVVYGPDLGSIPVHVDSKELQAQARRGGADIFSLNVDGKDVQVLLKDIHRREGRITHVDFLQVSSKKPITVSVPLDFHGEAKGTKEGGIFQHQTTELEVTGLAKDLPSILTVDISELAIGDSVTAADVQLPDGVTLNSNEEDIIASVAVPRVADEDLETPSASDEEPAAGEEVTEEEASDEEKSE
- a CDS encoding YfbM family protein, whose protein sequence is MGMIGCYMALDLIDIEKLAQGHLQPEDLDFDNERRLDIDKAWQGIHFWLCEELYDGAPPQGYIVPMRADQALLLEPYGAFYLYPQQVQQAVDWLDTMNEEQLRLLYRFSDMVSDEIYPIFEGEDEQEFYNYLHEYLLEIQKFYKQVAAAEQGVVFYIS
- a CDS encoding DUF86 domain-containing protein; translation: MYYVNREQIERRIAALDDVCTALEQTAATWDGSLTSGMVQERALHLAIECVTDIGSYLIDGFIMRDASSYDDIIEIVGGEQVMDAQTATRLLELVKLRRPLVQEYYDWQRHELHPLTTVLPETLRSFATQVHDYLDRELGTGVSEDQSESR
- a CDS encoding Dabb family protein, which translates into the protein MIKHIVLFKFKDPSEEIINKVITGLRELEGKVDVIRSIQVGVDVIRSERSYDVALVSDFDSLDDLQTYQVHPDHVKIADYIGTVKESTIAVDYEY